Proteins from a genomic interval of Gossypium hirsutum isolate 1008001.06 chromosome A09, Gossypium_hirsutum_v2.1, whole genome shotgun sequence:
- the LOC107944490 gene encoding heparanase-like protein 2 codes for MDLKCIFSLAILVSQISLSSTQNVNVVIQGESSIGETDDNFVCATLDWWPTEKCNYNQCPWGKAGLLNLDLKKKGLINAIKAFNPLRIKVGGSLQDQVVYGVGGVKNCPNFMKNEDSLFGFSQGCLPMERWDELNKIFNQTGVKVTFGLNALLGRNRSQIEKGLWVGDWKSQNARDFMKYTISKGYKVDSYEFGNQLSGAGMGASVEAEQYGKDIVVLKNLVKELHPDPETQPKVLGPSGYYDEKWFNSFLEVSGHAVVDGVTHHIYNLGPGDDPNMITKIQDPSYLNQVAQTYKGVLNIVNKFKPQSGAWVSESGGALHGGAKDLSPTFADGFWYLDQLGMASTYNHKVFCRQTLIGGNYALLNTTTSIPNPDYYGALLWHRLMGSTVLAVTQESNPNLRVYAHCAKKKPGISIIFINLSKDSSFNVTLSNYEHQSRNSRSTDVAKPEFRGSKDREEYHLAALAGNIQGQIVLLNDVPMVPTETFDIPTMEPKLFNASTPISIAAHSIVYVTIRDFQAPACA; via the exons ATGGATTTGAAATGCATATTCAGCCTAGCAATCCTTGTTTCCCAGATATCGCTTTCGTCGACGCAAAATGTGAACGTTGTGATTCAAGGAGAATCATCAATTGGTGAAACAGATGATAACTTTGTATGCGCTACATTGGATTGGTGGCCTACTGAAAAATGCAACTACAATCAATGTCCTTGGGGAAAGGCTGGACTATTAAATTTG GATTTGAAAAAGAAGGGTCTGATAAATGCAATAAAAG CATTCAATCCTTTAAGAATCAAAGTTGGTGGGTCGTTGCAAGATCAAGTGGTGTACGGAGTAGGAGGAGTTAAGAATTGCCCcaatttcatgaaaaatgaaGATAGTTTATTCGGATTCTCTCAGGGCTGCCTTCCCATGGAAAGATGGGACGaactcaataaaattttcaatcaaactGG AGTAAAGGTTACGTTCGGGTTGAATGCTCTTCTCGGAAGAAATCGGTCACAAATCGAAAAGGGCCTTTGGGTTGGCGATTGGAAATCGCAAAATGCAAGGGATTTCATGAAGTATACTATTTCCAAGGGATACAAAGTTGATTCTTATGAATTTG GAAATCAACTCTCCGGAGCTGGGATGGGTGCAAGCGTTGAGGCTGAACAATATGGAAAAGACATAGTAGTACTTAAGAATCTAGTGAAAGAATTACACCCAGATCCCGAAACTCAACCAAAGGTTTTAGGTCCTAGTGGCTATTATGATGAGAAATGGTTTAATTCCTTCCTAGAAGTTTCAGGACATGCTGTTGTTGATGGAGTTACACACCATATCTATAATCTTGGACCTG GTGATGATCCAAACATGATTACCAAGATTCAAGATCCATCTTACTTAAATCAGGTGGCCCAAACCTATAAAGGTGTTTTGAATATTGTCAACAAGTTTAAACCGCAATCGGGAGCTTGGGTTTCTGAATCTGGCGGAGCTCTTCACGGCGGTGCTAAAGATTTGTCCCCAACCTTTGCTGATGGATTTTG GTATCTTGATCAATTGGGAATGGCTTCAACCTACAATCACAAGGTCTTCTGCAGGCAAACTCTAATCGGTGGAAATTATGCTTTACTTAATACTACAACATCTATTCCCAATCCAGATTACTACGG TGCACTTCTATGGCACCGGCTTATGGGAAGTACTGTACTTGCCGTAACTCAAGAGTCTAACCCAAATTTGCGTGTATATGCTCACTGTGCGAAGAAAAAG CCTGggatttctatcatttttattaaCTTGTCGAAAGATAGCTCGTTCAACGTCACCCTTTCAAATTACGAGCACCAGAGTCGTAATTCGAGATCCACAGATGTTGCGAAGCCTGAATTTAGAGGTTCCAAGGATAGAGAGGAGTATCATTTGGCTGCGCTAGCTGGAAATATACAAGGTCAAATCGTGTTGCTAAACGACGTTCCAATGGTTCCAACAGAAACATTCGACATTCCGACGATGGAACCAAAGCTTTTTAATGCTTCCACGCCCATCTCTATTGCAGCTCATTCCATAGTCTATGTAACCATCAGAGACTTTCAAGCCCCTGCCTGTGCTTAA